Proteins from one Mycobacterium sp. SMC-2 genomic window:
- a CDS encoding class I SAM-dependent methyltransferase, whose translation MNTTPEFGSLRSDDDNWDIVSSVGYTALLVAAWRALHGLSPRPLVRDEYAKVFIAASHDPYLVGTLANPGTSEDQTAFPRLYGVQTRFFDDFFDAAGAAGIRQAVIIAAGLDSRAYRLEWPPGTTVFEVDLPKVLEFKARVLSEQGAQPKARRVGVAADLRTDWSRALEAAGFDVERPSAWSVEGVLPYLTDEAQNTLFTRISGLSAPGSRIAIGALGSRLDRDRLEALETAHPGVNVSGTVDFSALTYEPQTDPAERLAAHGWAVEPVRNTLELQAGYGMTPPDVDVKIDSFMRSQYITATR comes from the coding sequence ATGAACACCACGCCCGAGTTCGGCTCGCTCCGTTCCGACGATGATAACTGGGACATCGTCAGCAGCGTGGGCTACACCGCCTTGCTGGTGGCGGCATGGCGTGCGCTGCACGGGTTGAGCCCACGGCCGCTGGTCCGGGACGAGTACGCCAAGGTCTTCATCGCCGCCTCGCACGACCCCTATTTGGTAGGCACGCTTGCCAACCCGGGAACCTCCGAAGACCAGACGGCCTTCCCCCGCCTCTACGGCGTGCAGACGCGGTTCTTCGACGACTTCTTCGACGCCGCCGGTGCCGCGGGCATACGTCAGGCCGTGATCATCGCCGCCGGGCTGGACTCCCGCGCGTATCGACTCGAATGGCCGCCGGGCACAACCGTTTTCGAGGTCGACCTGCCAAAGGTGCTGGAATTCAAGGCGCGCGTGCTCAGCGAGCAGGGCGCCCAGCCCAAGGCCCGCAGGGTCGGGGTCGCCGCCGATCTGCGCACCGACTGGTCCAGGGCGTTGGAAGCGGCCGGTTTCGACGTCGAACGCCCGAGCGCCTGGTCGGTGGAGGGGGTGCTGCCCTACCTGACCGACGAGGCCCAGAACACGCTCTTCACCCGGATCAGCGGACTCAGTGCGCCCGGCAGTCGGATCGCCATCGGAGCGCTGGGGTCCCGTCTGGACCGCGACCGGCTCGAGGCCCTGGAAACAGCGCATCCCGGCGTCAACGTGTCCGGCACCGTCGATTTCTCCGCCCTGACATACGAGCCGCAGACGGACCCCGCGGAACGGTTGGCCGCCCACGGTTGGGCGGTCGAACCGGTCCGCAACACCCTCGAGTTGCAGGCCGGTTACGGGATGACCCCGCCGGATGTCGACGTCAAGATCGACAGTTTCATGCGATCCCAATACATCACGGCGACACGGTAA
- the dtd gene encoding D-aminoacyl-tRNA deacylase has translation MRVLVQRVTSATVTVGGDVVGAIRPDGQGLLAFVGVTHSDDLDTARRLAEKLWYLRILDDERSAADTNAPILVVSQFTLYADTAKGRRPSWNAAAPGAVAEPLVAAFAEALQGLGAQVQTGMFGANMQVELVNDGPVTVLLEL, from the coding sequence ATGCGAGTCTTGGTGCAACGGGTGACGTCGGCGACGGTGACGGTAGGCGGCGACGTGGTGGGCGCGATCCGGCCGGACGGTCAAGGCCTGCTTGCCTTCGTCGGTGTGACGCACAGCGATGACCTCGACACGGCGCGGCGGCTCGCTGAAAAGCTCTGGTATCTACGCATTCTCGACGACGAGCGGTCGGCCGCCGACACCAACGCGCCGATCTTGGTCGTCAGTCAGTTCACCCTGTACGCCGACACCGCCAAGGGCCGGCGACCCTCGTGGAACGCGGCCGCTCCGGGCGCGGTCGCCGAGCCGCTGGTCGCGGCGTTCGCCGAGGCGCTGCAGGGGCTGGGCGCGCAGGTCCAAACGGGGATGTTCGGCGCGAACATGCAGGTCGAACTGGTCAACGACGGTCCCGTCACGGTGCTGCTGGAGCTCTGA
- a CDS encoding MTH1187 family thiamine-binding protein has translation MSVLVAFSVTPMGVGEGVGEIVAEAVRVVRDSGLPNKTDSMFTVIEGETWEEVMAVVQRAVEAVAARAPRVSTVIKADWRAGVSDAMTRKVASVERYLEDG, from the coding sequence GTGTCCGTGCTCGTCGCTTTCTCCGTCACGCCGATGGGTGTGGGCGAAGGTGTCGGCGAAATCGTCGCCGAAGCGGTTCGGGTGGTCCGCGATTCCGGACTGCCCAACAAGACGGATTCGATGTTCACCGTGATCGAGGGCGAAACCTGGGAAGAAGTGATGGCGGTGGTGCAGCGCGCGGTGGAGGCGGTGGCCGCCCGCGCTCCCCGGGTGAGCACGGTGATCAAGGCGGACTGGCGGGCCGGCGTCAGCGACGCGATGACGCGCAAGGTCGCCTCCGTCGAGCGCTACCTCGAAGACGGTTAG
- a CDS encoding macro domain-containing protein, producing MIELEVLQADVTTLELDAIANAANTQLRHGGGVAAAIARAGGQAVQRESKQKAPIDLGDAVETTAGDMPARYVIHAATMELGGPTSAEIIARAVASTLRKADELGCRTLGLVAFGTGVGGFPLDEAARLMVDAVRRHPAGSLEKVVFAVHGDAAERAFRDAVAG from the coding sequence ATGATCGAGCTGGAGGTTTTGCAGGCGGACGTCACCACACTCGAACTCGACGCGATCGCCAACGCGGCCAACACGCAACTGCGGCACGGCGGCGGTGTTGCCGCGGCCATCGCCCGCGCAGGCGGCCAGGCGGTGCAGCGTGAATCGAAGCAGAAGGCGCCCATCGATCTCGGGGACGCCGTCGAGACCACGGCCGGCGACATGCCGGCGCGCTACGTCATCCACGCCGCGACCATGGAGCTCGGCGGCCCGACCTCGGCGGAGATCATCGCGCGGGCCGTCGCCTCCACGCTGCGCAAGGCCGACGAGCTCGGCTGCCGCACGCTGGGTCTGGTGGCCTTCGGTACCGGCGTCGGCGGCTTCCCGCTGGACGAGGCGGCGCGGCTGATGGTCGACGCCGTCCGGCGGCACCCGGCGGGCTCGCTGGAGAAGGTGGTGTTCGCGGTCCACGGCGACGCTGCCGAGCGCGCGTTCCGTGACGCCGTTGCGGGCTAA
- a CDS encoding competence/damage-inducible protein A: protein MAVSARAGIVVTGTEVLTGRVRDANGPWIADRLLELGVELAHITICGDRPADIEAQLRFLAEEGVDLIVTSGGLGPTADDMTVEVVAQFCGRDLVLDDETENKIANILKKLMVRFEGVDFEAVRAANRKQAMIPAGAQVLDPVGTAPGVVVPGKPTVIVLPGPPRELQPMWRRAIATPAAQQAIAGRTLYRQETVRMFGLPESGLADTLRAAEASVPGFEALEITTCLRRGEIEMVTRYEPDAAASYAKLMQLVRDRHGEQLFSEDGSTVDDLVARALAGRWIATAESCTAGLLAARLTDRPGSSDYVAGGVVAYSNDAKAELLGVDPALIEAHGAVSEPVAEAMAAGALRRFGADTAVAITGIAGPGGGTPEKPVGTVCFTVTLGGSAAPYHAVTRTLRLPGNRSDIRERSTTVAMHLLRRALGGPE from the coding sequence ATGGCGGTGAGCGCACGCGCAGGCATCGTCGTCACCGGAACCGAAGTCCTCACCGGGCGCGTCCGAGATGCGAACGGCCCGTGGATCGCCGATCGCCTGCTGGAGCTGGGCGTCGAGTTGGCGCACATCACGATCTGCGGCGACCGTCCAGCCGACATCGAGGCGCAGCTGCGCTTCCTCGCGGAGGAGGGCGTGGACCTGATCGTCACCAGCGGCGGCCTGGGGCCCACGGCCGACGATATGACGGTTGAGGTCGTGGCCCAATTCTGCGGCCGCGATCTGGTGTTGGACGACGAGACCGAGAACAAGATCGCGAACATCCTCAAAAAGCTGATGGTGCGCTTCGAGGGTGTCGACTTCGAGGCGGTGCGCGCCGCCAATCGCAAGCAGGCGATGATTCCCGCCGGGGCCCAAGTGCTCGACCCGGTGGGCACCGCGCCCGGCGTCGTCGTGCCGGGCAAGCCGACGGTCATCGTGCTTCCGGGGCCCCCGCGCGAGCTGCAGCCGATGTGGCGCCGGGCCATCGCGACGCCCGCGGCGCAGCAGGCGATCGCCGGCCGAACGCTCTACCGACAGGAGACCGTGCGGATGTTCGGGCTGCCCGAGTCGGGTCTGGCCGACACGCTGCGGGCCGCCGAGGCGTCGGTGCCCGGGTTCGAGGCGCTCGAGATCACCACCTGCCTGCGGCGCGGCGAGATCGAGATGGTCACGCGCTACGAGCCGGATGCCGCCGCCAGTTACGCGAAGCTGATGCAGTTGGTACGCGACCGGCACGGGGAGCAGCTCTTCTCCGAAGACGGTTCTACGGTGGACGATCTGGTCGCCCGGGCGCTGGCCGGCCGCTGGATCGCGACCGCCGAATCCTGCACCGCGGGGCTGCTGGCGGCGCGGCTGACCGACCGGCCCGGATCGTCGGACTACGTGGCCGGCGGGGTGGTGGCCTACTCGAACGATGCGAAGGCGGAACTGCTCGGCGTCGACCCGGCGCTGATCGAGGCACACGGTGCGGTGTCGGAGCCGGTGGCCGAGGCGATGGCGGCCGGCGCCCTGCGCCGTTTCGGCGCCGACACCGCCGTCGCGATCACCGGAATCGCCGGGCCGGGCGGCGGCACCCCGGAAAAGCCGGTGGGCACAGTCTGTTTCACCGTGACGCTGGGCGGCTCCGCCGCTCCGTACCACGCAGTCACCCGCACACTGCGGCTGCCCGGCAACCGCTCGGACATCCGGGAGCGCTCCACGACGGTGGCGATGCACCTGCTGCGGCGCGCCCTTGGCGGCCCCGAGTGA
- a CDS encoding sialate:H+ symport family MFS transporter: protein MLNVTTPSTRKKLTPDQRNSFIAALLGWTMDAFDYFIVVLVYADIAKTFHHSKAEVAFVTTATLIMRPVGALLFGLWADRVGRRLPLMVDVMFYSVVGFLCAFAPNFTVLVILRLLYGIGMGGEWGLGAALAMEKVPVERRGFFSGLLQEGYAFGYLLASVASLVVMNWLGLSWRWLFGLSIIPALISLIIRYRVEESEVWEATQDQMKLTSTRIRDVLRNAAIIRRFVYLVLLMTAFNWMSHGTQDVYPTFLTSTANHGAGLSSVTVKWIVVVYNVGAIIGGLVFGTLSQRFSRRYTVVFCAVLALPIVPLFAYSRTAAMLCLGSFLMQLFVQGAWGVIPAHLTEMSPDAIRGLYPGVTYQLGNLLAAFNLPIQERLAESEGYPFALAATIVPVLIAVAFLTLIGKDATGIRFGTKETVFLATEPG from the coding sequence ATGCTGAACGTGACAACACCGAGCACCCGAAAAAAGTTGACCCCGGACCAGCGAAACTCGTTCATCGCGGCGTTGTTGGGCTGGACGATGGACGCCTTCGACTATTTCATCGTCGTGCTCGTCTACGCCGACATTGCCAAGACTTTCCACCACAGCAAAGCCGAGGTCGCGTTCGTCACCACCGCCACCCTGATCATGCGTCCCGTCGGCGCGCTGCTGTTCGGGCTGTGGGCCGACCGCGTCGGCCGGCGGCTGCCGCTGATGGTGGACGTGATGTTCTACTCCGTGGTCGGCTTCCTGTGCGCGTTCGCTCCGAACTTCACCGTGCTGGTGATCCTGCGGCTGCTGTACGGCATCGGCATGGGCGGCGAGTGGGGCCTGGGCGCCGCGCTCGCCATGGAAAAGGTCCCCGTCGAGCGGCGCGGCTTCTTCTCCGGGCTGCTGCAGGAGGGCTACGCGTTCGGCTACCTGTTGGCCAGCGTCGCCTCGCTGGTGGTGATGAACTGGCTGGGGCTGTCCTGGCGCTGGTTGTTCGGCCTGAGCATCATTCCGGCCCTGATCAGCCTGATCATCCGCTACCGGGTGGAGGAGTCTGAGGTCTGGGAAGCCACGCAGGACCAGATGAAGCTCACCAGCACCAGGATCCGCGACGTGTTGCGCAACGCGGCGATCATCCGCCGATTCGTCTACCTGGTGCTGCTGATGACCGCGTTCAACTGGATGAGCCACGGCACCCAGGACGTCTACCCGACGTTCCTGACGTCGACCGCCAACCACGGCGCCGGCCTGTCGAGCGTGACGGTCAAGTGGATCGTGGTCGTCTACAACGTCGGCGCCATCATCGGTGGGCTCGTATTCGGCACCCTTTCACAACGGTTTAGCCGCCGCTACACCGTTGTGTTCTGCGCCGTCTTGGCGCTGCCGATCGTGCCGCTGTTCGCGTACTCGCGCACGGCGGCGATGCTGTGCCTCGGTTCGTTCCTGATGCAGTTGTTCGTGCAGGGGGCGTGGGGCGTGATCCCCGCCCACCTGACCGAGATGTCGCCCGACGCGATCCGTGGCCTCTACCCCGGCGTGACCTATCAGCTGGGAAACCTGTTGGCCGCGTTCAACTTACCCATCCAGGAGCGCTTGGCGGAGTCGGAGGGCTATCCGTTCGCGCTGGCGGCGACGATCGTCCCGGTTTTGATCGCCGTGGCATTCTTGACGCTGATCGGCAAGGACGCCACGGGGATTCGCTTCGGCACCAAGGAAACCGTCTTCCTGGCAACCGAACCGGGGTGA
- a CDS encoding lipase family protein — MSDSLSRGMARRDFLTTAALLGGTAIIAPWISPVNADAAPIGPAALSSTGFDPIFALNVAIPLAFSAYSAMSGSPLNLPAGYQATALIQGDRALATALAAQHPVAARMVLRNNIFGLIGNNLSTGTAFVAFRGTADLDDVLTDLDIIPTTYGFVPKFGCVQSGFHTVYRLLRASIMANLAAACAGCNNLLIVGHSLGGALSVISAPDIFVNMPPNLAPRLITFAGPKAGFTDYVNPFNETIASCNRVVNYSDLIPLLPPCPYEHVGSAIYINSGGLGAIWRHSLYAYRLGMQKLVG, encoded by the coding sequence ATGAGCGATTCTCTTTCGAGGGGAATGGCGCGGCGCGACTTCCTGACAACAGCAGCTTTACTGGGTGGCACCGCAATTATTGCGCCATGGATCTCCCCGGTGAACGCGGACGCCGCTCCGATCGGCCCGGCCGCGCTGTCCTCGACGGGTTTCGACCCAATTTTCGCCCTCAATGTGGCCATTCCCTTGGCCTTTTCCGCGTACAGCGCAATGTCCGGCAGCCCGTTGAACCTCCCGGCGGGATACCAGGCGACCGCGCTGATCCAGGGCGATCGTGCTCTCGCGACCGCGTTGGCTGCCCAACATCCCGTGGCGGCAAGAATGGTGCTACGAAACAACATCTTCGGCCTCATTGGCAATAACCTCTCGACCGGTACCGCATTCGTAGCGTTTCGTGGCACGGCAGACCTCGACGACGTGCTCACGGACTTGGACATCATTCCCACGACCTACGGATTCGTCCCCAAGTTCGGATGCGTACAAAGTGGCTTTCACACCGTATACCGCTTGCTCCGTGCCAGCATCATGGCCAACCTGGCCGCAGCGTGCGCGGGGTGCAATAACCTCCTGATCGTCGGACACAGCCTGGGCGGGGCGCTTTCCGTTATCTCCGCGCCCGACATCTTCGTGAACATGCCGCCGAATCTTGCACCTCGCCTCATCACCTTTGCCGGGCCAAAGGCCGGGTTCACCGATTACGTCAACCCATTCAATGAGACCATCGCCTCCTGCAATCGAGTGGTGAACTATTCCGATCTGATTCCGCTACTACCGCCTTGCCCCTACGAGCACGTCGGCAGCGCGATCTACATCAACAGCGGCGGTCTCGGCGCAATATGGCGCCACAGCCTTTACGCCTATCGGCTGGGGATGCAAAAGCTGGTGGGATGA
- a CDS encoding amidohydrolase family protein encodes MRIIDADGHVAENPSLAIEAIKRWPQHVKPSADGRMRLTFEGRNYPEDQGPGAGCPPEHGISKAPDINCRSTEGVLGDADRDHIDTMVLYPSLGLCAPSLEDPEFAAGFARLYNQWIADYCAPSGGRLRGVAVTPIEHGQAAIDVMTEAKDLGLVATLVPPALKTRNLDHPDLDPFYAAAVDLEMPLGIHGAPGIHLPKIGVDRFTNYIQVHCISFPFDQMTAMTALVSGGVFERHPQLRVAFLEAGAGWVPFFIDRLHEHYEKRGDWVDRGWRRDPHEYLSAGNIWVTCEPEEPILPGVIDVLGADFIMFASDYPHWDGEWPESTKHLRTRPDISEEAREKIGGLNAQRFYNLN; translated from the coding sequence ATGCGCATCATCGACGCCGACGGACATGTCGCCGAGAATCCGTCGCTGGCAATCGAAGCGATCAAACGCTGGCCGCAGCACGTCAAGCCCAGCGCCGACGGGCGGATGCGGTTGACGTTCGAGGGCCGCAACTACCCGGAGGATCAGGGGCCCGGTGCCGGGTGTCCGCCCGAGCACGGCATCAGCAAGGCGCCGGACATCAACTGCCGATCGACCGAGGGCGTGCTGGGCGACGCCGACCGCGACCACATCGACACGATGGTGCTGTATCCGAGCCTCGGCCTGTGCGCGCCCAGCCTCGAGGATCCCGAGTTCGCAGCCGGGTTCGCGCGGCTGTACAACCAGTGGATTGCGGATTATTGCGCCCCGTCGGGTGGACGGCTACGGGGGGTCGCCGTGACCCCTATCGAGCACGGTCAGGCGGCGATCGATGTCATGACCGAGGCGAAAGACCTTGGCCTGGTGGCGACTCTGGTGCCGCCGGCGCTCAAGACCCGTAACCTCGACCATCCCGACCTCGACCCCTTCTACGCCGCAGCGGTCGACCTGGAAATGCCGCTGGGCATTCACGGCGCCCCCGGCATTCACCTGCCGAAGATCGGTGTGGACCGCTTCACCAATTACATTCAGGTGCACTGCATCAGTTTCCCGTTCGACCAGATGACGGCCATGACGGCGCTGGTCTCCGGCGGCGTCTTCGAGCGCCACCCCCAGTTGCGGGTCGCCTTCCTCGAGGCGGGCGCGGGCTGGGTTCCGTTCTTCATCGACCGCCTGCACGAGCACTACGAGAAGCGGGGCGACTGGGTCGACCGCGGCTGGCGCCGCGACCCGCACGAATACCTATCCGCGGGCAACATCTGGGTGACGTGCGAGCCGGAGGAACCGATCCTGCCCGGGGTGATCGACGTGTTGGGCGCCGACTTCATCATGTTCGCCAGCGACTACCCGCACTGGGATGGCGAATGGCCGGAAAGCACCAAGCACCTGCGAACCCGTCCGGATATCAGCGAAGAGGCCCGGGAAAAGATCGGTGGGTTGAACGCGCAGCGGTTCTACAACTTGAATTAG